CGCAGGCGCCCTATGAGCGGCGCGCGAACGTGAGCGTAGCCACGGGCCCCGGGTCGAGGCCGAACGCGGCCTTGGCGCCCGCGCGGGTCGCCTCCGGACTGCCCGTCGTGAAGGCGCGGATCCGCCGCGCCGCGGCGCGTTGCGCCCCGACCATCGGGGGCTCGATCGGGCATACGCGCTCGGCCAACGCCTCCGCCGGGTCGAGCAGCTCCACCCCAGGCAAGTGCCGCTGCAGCACGCCCTCTATCGCCGGGTAGTGCGTGCAAGCGAGGAGGACCGCGCGCTCGCCGCGGAGCGGCGCGACGACGCGCGCCACGTCCGCCTCGAGGGCGGCCGACCCGAGCTCGCCCCGCTCGACCCACGCCGACAGCGGCTGCGCGACCCGCCCGCGCACCGTGACGTCGCGCGCGGCCAGGCGGCGCCGATGGTGCCCGGAGCGCACCGTCCGCCCTCCGCCCAGGAGCCCCACCCGGGAGAGGCCCGTGCGGAGCACCACCTCCACGCCAGCGTCCAGCATGTCGAGCACCTCCAGCGAGGTCGCCGGGAGGAGGTGCGCCACGGTGCTCGCCGCGTTGCACGCGAGCACCGCGCGCTCGGCGCCGAGGCCTGCGAAGTAAGCGAGCAGCACCCCGAGCCGGGCCGCGAGCGCGCGGGTAGGTACCTTGCCGTACGGAGTGAATCCCGCGTCGGAGACGTAGACGATGGAGAGCGTCGGATCGCGTCTCCAGAGCGCCCGCACCACGCCGAAGCCGCCGATGCCCCAGTCGAGCACGAGCAGCGGCGCGCGCGATGTGCCCGTCACGGGTAGCTCTGCGGGAGCGCGAAGCCCCGCGGGAGCGGACCCGAGTCGAACGCGACCACGCGCGACGCGAGCGCCACGGTGAGCACCTCCACGCGTCGCCCGGGGAAGCGCCCCTCCAGGTACCACCGCACCTCGTGCTCGGAGCGGATGGGGTTGTACTTCAGCATCTCGGCCCAGCTTGGATCGCGCACGAGCGCCCCGAGCTTGCGGTGAAAGTGTGCATAATGCACGCGACTTCGTGCGCGGGCCAGCGCCCCCGCGACGAGCCGCGGAGCGTCCCGAGCACCGGCTGGAACGGCGACCATGTCGACGATGAGGAGCCGGCCCCCAGGCGCCAGCACCCTCCGAATCTCGGCCATGATCGGGTCCCAGTCGAGGTACCGGAACGAGAGCATCGAGATGACCACGTCGACGCTGGCGTCGTCGGCCGGGAGCGCCGGCCCGGTCACGGCCTCGAACCGGAGGCCGCTCGTGTGGCCGAACCTGCGCCGCGCGCGGGCGATCATTTCGCTCGACGCGTCGAGCCCGAGGCCGCTGCCGAGCCGAGGCGCGAGCCTCGCCAAGAGCGCGCCGTTCCCGCACCCGATCTCGAGGGCTCGTGCGCCCGTCGACGCGTCGGGCAGGTGGCGCTCGAGCCAGGCCACCTCGGGCCCGCGGACCCCAATGTCGGCGAAGGCCTCGTCGTAGAGATCGGCCACGCGATCGTACGAGGCGGCCGCGGGGTCGAACGTGGGGTCGGGCAGGAAACGCAGCATGGCCTCCGGACGGAGCGCTCCGGCGTACTTGAGCGCCGTGGCCCCGAGCCCGTGCGACTTGCGACCCGGCAGCGCCACGACGTGGAGGGGCGCGTCGGCGCCGGCCATCCCACAGCAGCCGCCGTCCCACGCGAAGCGGTCGCGGGCGCGCGAGAAGGTCGTGTAGAGGTGGTGCCCGCGCGCGGGGACACCGAACGTGCGCGCGAAGAAGGGCGCGAACCAGCGCGCGCTCCGGCAGCAGTGGAAGTAGGCCTCGCCGCCTGGCGCGAAGGGCAACGCGCCCTCGGCCGCGAGCGCGCGCCACTCGTGCGGGCTGAGCTGCTCGGGCACCTTCGTGGTGCGGAACATGGGCCCGTACATGCCCGAATGGCCGATGAAGTGGAGCTCTGCGAGCGCGAGACCCTCCGCGCGCAGGCTCGCCATCGCGCGGACGAGATCGGCCTTCGACTCGACCGACTCGACCACCACACGCGCGCGCGGGTGCTTCGCCCGCAGCTCGGCGCCGAGCGTGCGCGCGGCGCGCGAGAACCGCCCGCCGCCCTCCCGGTAGAGCGTGGTGAAGCCCACCCAATACGCCGGCGGGGCCACGCTCACGGCCGCGTCCAGGGCTCGCGTTGCACCACGTCGTCCGGTGGGAGCCACGCGCCGCCGCGCGCGAGGTAGGTGCACCGAGCCTCCGCGTCGTACAGGCGGGCTGGGCCCGCGTCGCCAGGGTAGAGGTGGAGCGTGAGGCCCACGGCGTCCGCCGACTCCATGTCGTGCACGACGTCGCGCGCGACCTCGATGGACTCGCCCGCCTGCCAGCGCCGCACCTGAGAGGGGACGCCGAGGGCGGGGCCGTCGAGGGCGAAGCGGCGCTCCTCGAACCGCCCCGCGAGGACGAGCACGCGCCCTTGCGTGCCGCCGTGGTCGTGAGGCGCGCACCGCACCCCGGGCTGCCAGGTAGCCAGCATCACCTCGCCGCGGGCGCCGTGCTCCAGCGGCACGCGGCCGTAGGGCCTACCCGCGGTCGGCGCCGCGCGGAGGGCCG
This sequence is a window from Myxococcales bacterium. Protein-coding genes within it:
- a CDS encoding class I SAM-dependent methyltransferase translates to MSVAPPAYWVGFTTLYREGGGRFSRAARTLGAELRAKHPRARVVVESVESKADLVRAMASLRAEGLALAELHFIGHSGMYGPMFRTTKVPEQLSPHEWRALAAEGALPFAPGGEAYFHCCRSARWFAPFFARTFGVPARGHHLYTTFSRARDRFAWDGGCCGMAGADAPLHVVALPGRKSHGLGATALKYAGALRPEAMLRFLPDPTFDPAAASYDRVADLYDEAFADIGVRGPEVAWLERHLPDASTGARALEIGCGNGALLARLAPRLGSGLGLDASSEMIARARRRFGHTSGLRFEAVTGPALPADDASVDVVISMLSFRYLDWDPIMAEIRRVLAPGGRLLIVDMVAVPAGARDAPRLVAGALARARSRVHYAHFHRKLGALVRDPSWAEMLKYNPIRSEHEVRWYLEGRFPGRRVEVLTVALASRVVAFDSGPLPRGFALPQSYP
- a CDS encoding cysteine dioxygenase family protein, producing MISPLTHERALRALPTARRLIAPLTRARLLRALEELHATGTLTRASEASLRASDLAALRAAPTAGRPYGRVPLEHGARGEVMLATWQPGVRCAPHDHGGTQGRVLVLAGRFEERRFALDGPALGVPSQVRRWQAGESIEVARDVVHDMESADAVGLTLHLYPGDAGPARLYDAEARCTYLARGGAWLPPDDVVQREPWTRP
- a CDS encoding aspartate/glutamate racemase family protein, yielding MTGTSRAPLLVLDWGIGGFGVVRALWRRDPTLSIVYVSDAGFTPYGKVPTRALAARLGVLLAYFAGLGAERAVLACNAASTVAHLLPATSLEVLDMLDAGVEVVLRTGLSRVGLLGGGRTVRSGHHRRRLAARDVTVRGRVAQPLSAWVERGELGSAALEADVARVVAPLRGERAVLLACTHYPAIEGVLQRHLPGVELLDPAEALAERVCPIEPPMVGAQRAAARRIRAFTTGSPEATRAGAKAAFGLDPGPVATLTFARRS